In Cystobacter fuscus DSM 2262, the DNA window ATGTCCCGGGCCAGCTCACGCAGCCCGTCCACCCCCAGCCGTGCATTCCACTGCCGCACCACCTCCAGGAGGGCTGGCGGGCGTGATTCGGGCAGGGCGCGCAGGCCCTTGCCTCCGGCGTACAACGCTCCCACCAGGAGCGCGGGGGCCAGCTCGCGCGTGGCCTGCTCGTACTGGCCCTGGGCCAGCGAGGCGAGGCCCTGGGTGGTGCCGACGCCCAGGTAATAGAAGCCCAGGGGCACGCCGAAGGTGAGCGAGTCGAAGCTGCCCAGCACCACGCGGCCCGGAGCGAAGTGCTGCCAGGCCAGGGCGAGCTCCACCTCGTGCAGGGCCTGGCGGTAGGGGGGAGGCAACTGCTCGCGCCGGGCGCTCATCTCCAGGTAGCGCTGGCCGTCAATGGCCTGGCTGGTGGCGAGGGCGTCCCGAGCGGCGCGGCCCAGGCCCCGCAGCACGTCACCGGCCCGCTCGCCGCGCTCGGGGAAGGCCGAGAGCGGAAGGCCGCGCCGTTTCAACTCCTCGCGCACGGTGGGCATGAGCCCCAAGGTCTGGCCCAACAGCTTGTCGCGGGCCAACAGGCGCAACAGTGCGTCCAGCTCGTCGTCGTGCGTCGAGTGCAGCACGTAGAGGGCGAACACCTCGGCATAGGCGAGGCCATAGCGCTCGGTGACGGCGAGGAGGAAGGCGGCGCGCTTGCGCTGGAGGATGCCGACGGCGTCCTCGCGCACGGGCCCCAGGGCGCCCAGGCGCACCGCGCTCCAGTCATCCAGAGCCTCCAGCAGCCGGGGCATGTCCACGCGCTGCTGCAGGGCGACGTACTCGGCGGGCGAGGTGCACGCGAGGAAGGGGGCGAGCCGTGGCTCCGCCTTGCTGAAGGAAAGGGTCGCTCCACCACACGCGTGCGCGCACCCCCTGGCGAGCGGAGCGCTGGTGGCACACCCGGTCAGCAGCAGGAGTCCCGCCGTGAGCAGGAGCGCCAGGCCCATGCGTGTCATGACCAAAGGGCGAGCGGGCAGGGGGCGTGTCATGCGGCCCCGGACATAACACCGTCCGGTGGGCCGCTGGCACTCTCACGGCTCGTCGATGGAGGCACTCCTCACGCCGGGAAGCGCGCCGCGCAGTCCCTCGAGCAACTGGAAACCATCCATCCGCTCCGGCAGGGCGAGCTCGAAGACGGCGGTGCCTGCCCGGGACGCCGGCACTTGTTCGAGCGCGAGCATGCGTGCGTCGGGGTGCAGGGCCCGCAGCGGGGGCAGGGCGGCTCCCAGGTCCTCCACGCTCAGCGACAGCTTGACCCACTGGGGGCGGCGCTGTGCCGTCAGGTCCAGCGCGACGAGGACGGCGCCGAGGAATCCGGTGGCGCAGATGGCCACCCGGAAGGCGCCGAGGCCACAGGACATGCCCACGCCGATGAGCACGAACATGACGGCCGCGTCGCGCGTGTCCTTGATGCCCGAGCGGAAGCGGATGAAGCCGCCGAGCCCCACCAGTCCGAAGGCGCGCGACATGCTGTCTCCAATCACCGTCGTCATCACCGCGCCGGCCACGGCGATGAGCAATTGGGTATGCGCGGTCTCCTGGGGCATCACGGGGGCGGACGGCATCCACCGGCGCCAGGGCCGGTAGGCCAGGAGCGCGCCGAGCACCAGGGCGAGGCTGAAGCGCAGCAGGGCCTCGGGGATGAACAGCTCGTGGGGATCCGACACGTCCGTGCGCGTCAGCATTTCAAGCGGTGGCATGACGCCGCTCCTGTCCAGGGTGTGCCGCCACCCGCGCCGCCTGCCGCAACAGGGCGAAATCCCGGGGATGGTCCGTGAGCAGCCGGGAGATGAGCTCCTGTCCCCGCGCACTCGAGGCCAGGGGCCCCATGCTCTTCACCGTGGCCGCTGGCCACGTGTCCGCCAGCGCCTGGCGCAGCCGCCATGCCGTGGCTCCGTCCATCCCCTCGAAGGACTCCAGGGCCTCCTCGCAGGAGACACCGAAGGACTCGCGCAGGGCCCAGGCCCGAGGGTTGTTCAACCCCCGCAGGGACTCGAGGACGAGCCGCGAGGCCCGCCCCGCGTGCTGTTCGCGCAAGGCCCACGCCCGCTCGCTGTCGAGTCCCTCCAGGGTGCGCAGCACGGCATCCGGCGCCACCTCCCATGCCCGTTCCCGCCAATCCCAGGCGGGTGCGTCATCCACGCCCCGGATGGACCGGCAGGCGATGCGCGCCACCTTCTCCTGGTCGAGCGCCGCCTGACCTCCCCGCTGCGACAGCCAGCGCTCGCGCAGCACCCAGGCCCGCGCGTCGCCGAGCCTCGTGAGCGAGGTGACCACGGGCTCCGGAAACCTCCCGTGGAGGCGCTCGCGCATCGCCCACGCCTGTTCCGAGCCGAGCCCATCCAGGGAGGCGGCGACGGCCTCGGGCGCCCTCTGTTCCCACCGCTCCCGGAGCGCCCACGCCTGGGGGGACTCCGCGGCCAGCGCCTTGAGCGAGCCGAGCACCTGCACGGGCGCGGCTTGCTCCAGGCGGGCCCGCAGGTCCCACGCGCTCGCGTCGGTGAGGCCGGAGAGGCCATGGGCGATGAGCTCGGGGCAGCGCGTGGCCAGCCGCTCACGGCGCTCGTCGATGTCCGCGCCTTCCAGGCCCGAGAGGAACCAGGCGGCCAGTCCTGGTTCTTCCTCCATCCACCGGTCCACCCGCTCGAGAAATCGCGCCCGGGCCTCGTCGGCGGAGCGGGGCGGAGTCGGGGCACGAGGGGTGGAAGATGGGGTGCCCGGCTCGCCCCCGCGCACCATCCGCAGCACCTCCTGGGTGAGCTGGGTGACGAGCGCCTCGAGCGTCACGTCCGTGTTCTCGATGAGGGTCCATTGCTCGGGCGACTCCGCGGCGAGCGCCCGGTAGCCGGCGCGCAGCCGGGTCTGCATGCCCGCTCCGGCGAGCCCCTTGCGTGAGGAGGGCACCCCCGTGTCGGGCGCGAGCAGCTTCGAGATGCGGCGGCGGGCGCGCGCGATGGCCGGGTCCACGTCGATGAGGAAGACGCGCTCGGGCCGCAGTCCCCGGGTGCAGGCGTCCACGACGGGGCGCACCGCGTGCTCGGGCAGACCCCGTCCCCACCGGGCGAGCACCTCGGCGGTGTAGAGGAAGCGGTCGGCGATGACGACCTCGTACTCGGCGAGCGCCGGGCGCGTCACCTCCTCCAGCAACTGGGTCTCGCGGGCGGAGTAGAGGAGCAGCTCCGCCATGGGGGTGAGCGCGAGGTGGAGGGGATTCTTGGTGAAGAGTCGCAGTCCCTCGGACACGGGCGAGGCCAGCTTGCCGTCCTCGCGCACGTGCCGCACGCGCAGCCCCGCCTGGCGCAGCTCCCGCGCCACGCGGTTGGACAGCGTCGTCTTGCCGGAGCCATCGATTCCCTCGAATACGATCAGCATCAGAACACCACCTCCAACTGCAACAGCAGGGCCTTCCGGGTGACGAGGTCATCGTCCAGGACACTCAGCAGGGCCGGGACGGCGTTCTGGGCCACGCGGCGCTCGACTTGCGCCTGCAGCCGCCAGCGCCGCCACTGTCCGACGTTGACGCCTCCCACCCCTTCTCCCAGCAAGTCGTTGCGCGTCTTCAGGTCCGGCTCGAGCACCGAGAGCATGGCGAAGGGCTCCACGTACCACGTGCCCTTGGACACGCCTCCGAAGCGCACCGCCGTCAGGGCGCGCCCGGTGAGCAGCCTTCCCTGGGCGCCTGACAGGACGGACGTACGTCCCACCAGCACCTCGGCCCAGGAGCGCCACTCGCCCCAGCCGAAGGGCAGCGCGTGCTTCAAGTCGAGTCCGGCCGTCCAGTTGGCCGCCACGCCGCTCGGGCTCGTGCCCAGCAGCTCCGCCCGCGCGGAGCCGCCCAGCTCGAGCGACTCCAGCACCTGCCACGTCGCCCGGGCCATGGGCACGAGTCCCAGTCCCTGCTGGAGGCTGGCCCGCTCCAGGTCGTTCTGGAACACGCCCGCGCGCACCCGCACCACCCGCTCGCAG includes these proteins:
- a CDS encoding DUF4956 domain-containing protein, whose product is MPPLEMLTRTDVSDPHELFIPEALLRFSLALVLGALLAYRPWRRWMPSAPVMPQETAHTQLLIAVAGAVMTTVIGDSMSRAFGLVGLGGFIRFRSGIKDTRDAAVMFVLIGVGMSCGLGAFRVAICATGFLGAVLVALDLTAQRRPQWVKLSLSVEDLGAALPPLRALHPDARMLALEQVPASRAGTAVFELALPERMDGFQLLEGLRGALPGVRSASIDEP
- the tmk gene encoding dTMP kinase, with the translated sequence MLIVFEGIDGSGKTTLSNRVARELRQAGLRVRHVREDGKLASPVSEGLRLFTKNPLHLALTPMAELLLYSARETQLLEEVTRPALAEYEVVIADRFLYTAEVLARWGRGLPEHAVRPVVDACTRGLRPERVFLIDVDPAIARARRRISKLLAPDTGVPSSRKGLAGAGMQTRLRAGYRALAAESPEQWTLIENTDVTLEALVTQLTQEVLRMVRGGEPGTPSSTPRAPTPPRSADEARARFLERVDRWMEEEPGLAAWFLSGLEGADIDERRERLATRCPELIAHGLSGLTDASAWDLRARLEQAAPVQVLGSLKALAAESPQAWALRERWEQRAPEAVAASLDGLGSEQAWAMRERLHGRFPEPVVTSLTRLGDARAWVLRERWLSQRGGQAALDQEKVARIACRSIRGVDDAPAWDWRERAWEVAPDAVLRTLEGLDSERAWALREQHAGRASRLVLESLRGLNNPRAWALRESFGVSCEEALESFEGMDGATAWRLRQALADTWPAATVKSMGPLASSARGQELISRLLTDHPRDFALLRQAARVAAHPGQERRHATA
- a CDS encoding porin, with the translated sequence MKSAFPPARWLVLATLLLVSSARAQDSDQQQGPSDASPPPSGNTEAGLVLPSAFGSVEIGGRLRAREAVSAKEDKVLKGILSIPSARLEFTYQWKKRLKAVVEFDVTDGLKDAYASLKLVDGLAVRVGQFKVPLSLVELESTARLPVVRRGLLREVLSEDTLNLTGRRVGAQLEWQCTGCERVVRVRAGVFQNDLERASLQQGLGLVPMARATWQVLESLELGGSARAELLGTSPSGVAANWTAGLDLKHALPFGWGEWRSWAEVLVGRTSVLSGAQGRLLTGRALTAVRFGGVSKGTWYVEPFAMLSVLEPDLKTRNDLLGEGVGGVNVGQWRRWRLQAQVERRVAQNAVPALLSVLDDDLVTRKALLLQLEVVF